One window from the genome of Bacillus kexueae encodes:
- a CDS encoding DUF6173 family protein, protein MMNTDFTKPRISDSEVNEVSHESSNLASEFFYRIIEMIYQFEATLDPNEEVGARLVSFGQSIQFHIEKVGYYNPSLITFTGKIGNGSRVVLVQHVNQISFLLMSLPKIHEDKPARRIGFQVNEEDE, encoded by the coding sequence ATGATGAATACTGATTTCACAAAGCCACGCATATCCGATTCTGAAGTTAATGAGGTTAGTCACGAGAGTTCGAATTTAGCTAGTGAGTTTTTTTATCGCATTATTGAAATGATTTATCAGTTTGAAGCAACATTAGATCCAAATGAAGAAGTGGGAGCAAGACTTGTGTCGTTTGGCCAGTCCATTCAATTTCATATTGAGAAAGTTGGGTACTACAATCCAAGCTTGATTACGTTTACAGGAAAGATTGGGAATGGATCGAGAGTTGTTTTGGTGCAACATGTGAATCAAATCAGTTTTCTATTGATGTCATTACCAAAGATACATGAAGATAAACCCGCAAGGCGGATTGGTTTTCAAGTGAATGAAGAGGACGAATAA
- a CDS encoding Zn-dependent hydrolase, translating to METQKRLLVNGSRLKATLEKFAEFGRTDNQGVTRLSLSKEDIQARDYFCECCQELGMTIKVDDMGTIYATLPGVENKPPIVMGSHLDSVKKGGRFDGVLGVVAGLEVVRTIVESGIKPKVPLTIVNFTNEEGARFEPSMMASGVLSGKFVKEKMLQSSDVEGVTFKEALQASGYEGKVENRLKEASAFIELHIEQGPVLEREALSIGVVECVVGMVCYEVEVNGESNHAGTTPMPMRNDALTKATELMLNATDKLKLLDEDLVYTIGRLNVSPNIHTVIPNNVIFSLEARHKNPEVIKQVEQIIQELEQLSDANGCSVAVKKLWGRDTVHFDQSICEQLEQSAKSLGYSYKRMVSGAGHDAQFIQSLIPSAMIFVPSVKGKSHCEEELTSWEECEKGVNVLLDTVYALQAKA from the coding sequence GTGGAAACACAGAAGCGGTTACTGGTAAATGGAAGTCGTTTGAAGGCGACATTAGAAAAGTTTGCGGAGTTTGGTCGAACGGATAATCAAGGTGTGACCCGTCTGTCGTTATCAAAAGAAGATATACAGGCACGAGATTATTTTTGTGAGTGTTGTCAGGAGTTGGGAATGACAATTAAAGTGGACGATATGGGGACGATTTATGCGACCTTGCCAGGGGTTGAAAATAAACCTCCCATTGTGATGGGATCCCATCTAGATTCAGTTAAAAAAGGCGGCCGTTTTGATGGAGTGTTAGGAGTAGTCGCTGGTTTAGAAGTTGTCCGTACCATTGTGGAAAGTGGGATTAAGCCAAAGGTTCCGCTTACGATAGTGAATTTCACGAATGAGGAGGGAGCCCGTTTTGAACCTTCGATGATGGCATCTGGGGTGTTGTCCGGAAAGTTTGTGAAAGAAAAGATGCTTCAAAGCTCAGATGTAGAAGGAGTAACGTTTAAAGAAGCGCTTCAAGCAAGCGGATATGAAGGGAAAGTGGAAAATCGCTTAAAAGAGGCATCTGCGTTTATTGAACTACACATCGAGCAAGGGCCAGTATTGGAGCGAGAAGCGTTATCCATTGGAGTTGTAGAGTGCGTAGTCGGAATGGTGTGCTATGAGGTAGAAGTAAATGGCGAGTCCAACCATGCGGGCACAACGCCAATGCCGATGCGAAATGATGCGTTAACGAAGGCAACCGAACTCATGTTAAACGCGACAGATAAGCTCAAGCTACTGGATGAAGACCTTGTGTATACGATTGGACGTTTAAATGTTTCTCCGAACATTCATACAGTCATTCCGAATAACGTCATCTTCTCTTTAGAAGCAAGGCATAAAAATCCAGAAGTGATCAAACAAGTGGAGCAGATTATTCAAGAGTTAGAACAATTGTCTGATGCCAATGGCTGCTCTGTAGCGGTTAAGAAGTTGTGGGGGCGGGATACCGTTCACTTTGACCAATCGATTTGTGAACAGCTAGAGCAATCAGCCAAGTCCCTCGGCTATTCCTATAAACGAATGGTGAGTGGGGCAGGACACGATGCCCAGTTCATCCAAAGTCTAATACCATCAGCCATGATCTTCGTCCCGAGTGTAAAAGGAAAGAGCCATTGCGAAGAAGAACTCACTTCATGGGAAGAGTGCGAAAAAGGTGTGAACGTTCTTCTAGATACGGTCTATGCGCTTCAAGCTAAAGCATAA
- a CDS encoding NAD(P)H-dependent oxidoreductase — MKTLVLIAHPNIDESRINKAWKEQLETVEGVTVHALYEKYSNGQIDVEKEQELLLKHDRIVFQFPLYWYSSPSLLKEWQDQVLTYGWAYGSTGKKLHGKRFMIATSAGGPSEAYQAGGYNHYSMSELLKPFQAMANLTGMIYEAPFTLHGVRVLSDNEIQQSAEALVERIQSKA; from the coding sequence ATGAAAACTTTAGTACTTATAGCCCATCCAAATATAGATGAATCTCGAATAAATAAGGCTTGGAAAGAGCAGTTAGAAACGGTGGAAGGTGTAACTGTTCATGCATTATATGAAAAGTATTCGAACGGGCAAATTGATGTTGAAAAAGAACAGGAACTACTTTTAAAACATGACCGAATTGTCTTTCAGTTCCCACTTTATTGGTATAGCTCCCCTTCGCTTTTAAAAGAGTGGCAAGATCAAGTGCTAACATACGGTTGGGCTTACGGCTCAACTGGTAAAAAGCTTCACGGTAAACGATTTATGATTGCAACTTCTGCAGGTGGGCCGAGTGAAGCCTACCAAGCAGGAGGTTACAACCATTATTCAATGAGTGAATTATTAAAACCGTTTCAAGCGATGGCAAATTTAACGGGAATGATCTACGAGGCTCCGTTTACCCTTCATGGAGTACGTGTTTTATCCGATAATGAAATTCAACAAAGTGCCGAAGCGCTAGTAGAAAGAATTCAATCCAAAGCTTAA
- the pdxK gene encoding pyridoxine/pyridoxal/pyridoxamine kinase: MQKVLTIAGSDTSGGAGIQADLKTFQELNVYGMTSLTTIVTMNPENWQHQVFPINIDALESQLQTAFSVGIDAVKTGMLGSVDVIELAAKYIDKYEMERVVIDPVMVCKGENEVLHPETTEALRDILVKRALVVTPNLFEASQLAKCEPIKTIEDMKEAAKAIHELGAKNVFIKGGKQLQHEKAVDLLFDGKEYRLFEAEKVDTTYNHGAGCTTAAAITAEIAKGRTVEDAVAVAKQFISKAVRHGFRLNSFVGPVMHAAHRRF; encoded by the coding sequence ATGCAAAAAGTATTGACGATTGCAGGATCTGATACGAGTGGGGGCGCTGGTATTCAGGCTGATTTGAAAACATTTCAAGAGTTAAATGTATATGGAATGACTTCTTTGACGACGATTGTGACGATGAATCCAGAAAATTGGCAGCATCAAGTGTTTCCAATCAATATTGATGCGCTAGAGTCCCAATTACAAACTGCTTTTTCCGTAGGGATCGATGCGGTCAAAACAGGAATGCTTGGTTCGGTGGATGTCATTGAATTAGCGGCAAAATATATCGACAAATATGAAATGGAGCGTGTTGTCATCGACCCAGTAATGGTATGTAAAGGGGAAAACGAGGTGCTCCATCCTGAGACGACAGAAGCATTACGTGACATCCTTGTGAAGCGAGCACTAGTCGTGACACCGAACTTGTTCGAAGCAAGTCAGTTAGCAAAATGTGAACCGATCAAAACGATTGAAGACATGAAAGAAGCAGCAAAAGCAATTCATGAACTAGGAGCGAAAAACGTATTCATTAAAGGTGGAAAGCAATTACAGCACGAAAAAGCCGTAGATTTACTCTTTGACGGAAAAGAATACCGCTTGTTTGAAGCTGAAAAAGTGGATACGACGTACAATCACGGGGCAGGTTGTACAACAGCGGCAGCTATTACTGCTGAAATTGCGAAAGGAAGAACAGTGGAAGATGCTGTTGCCGTTGCAAAGCAATTCATTTCCAAAGCTGTACGTCACGGCTTTCGTTTAAATTCATTTGTGGGCCCTGTTATGCACGCAGCTCATCGTCGTTTTTAA
- a CDS encoding LLM class flavin-dependent oxidoreductase encodes MEIGIYTFGERTADPETGRLISPMERLQNMIEEMELADQVGLDVYGIGEHHRPDYTVSAPSVVLAAGGSRTKRIRLTSAVNVLSSDDPVRVFQQFATLDLLTKGRAEIMVGRGSFIESFPLFGYDLKDYDKLFEEKLDLLLKLRESERVTWTGTCRSSIENLGVYPRPMQNPLPLWIAVGGTPESAKRTGSLGLPMALAIIGGFPERFKPLAEIHQEAAINAGHKKPKLSINSHGFLADSSQEAAKLAYPAFKTMMDRLGRERGWPPMTQDQYDFSLSLRGANFIGSPEQIIEKILFQYEIFKHDRFLLQLTVGTLPHKKVLRALELLGTKVAPVIKREISRANGK; translated from the coding sequence ATGGAGATTGGAATTTATACATTTGGAGAGCGAACAGCTGATCCCGAAACAGGTCGGTTAATCAGCCCGATGGAACGATTGCAAAATATGATAGAGGAGATGGAATTAGCTGATCAAGTCGGATTAGATGTGTATGGAATTGGTGAACATCATCGTCCTGACTACACGGTATCTGCTCCTTCCGTAGTGTTGGCAGCCGGTGGTTCGCGGACTAAACGAATACGCCTCACGAGTGCTGTCAACGTTTTGAGCTCGGATGATCCAGTACGTGTGTTTCAACAGTTTGCAACATTGGATCTTTTGACGAAGGGGCGGGCAGAAATTATGGTCGGCCGTGGCTCATTCATTGAATCCTTCCCCCTGTTCGGATACGACCTAAAAGATTATGATAAGCTTTTTGAAGAAAAACTGGATTTATTGCTCAAGTTGAGAGAATCTGAACGAGTCACTTGGACTGGTACATGTCGTTCATCTATCGAGAATTTAGGCGTTTACCCTCGACCTATGCAAAATCCCCTTCCCCTGTGGATAGCAGTTGGAGGAACGCCAGAATCAGCCAAACGTACAGGTTCGCTAGGTCTTCCGATGGCATTGGCCATTATAGGTGGTTTCCCTGAACGTTTTAAACCTTTGGCTGAAATTCATCAGGAAGCAGCAATTAACGCTGGGCATAAAAAGCCTAAACTAAGCATTAATTCACATGGTTTTCTAGCGGATTCATCACAAGAAGCGGCTAAACTTGCATACCCAGCGTTTAAAACCATGATGGATCGATTAGGAAGAGAACGAGGCTGGCCTCCAATGACGCAAGATCAATACGATTTCTCTCTTTCCTTAAGAGGCGCCAATTTTATCGGCAGTCCTGAACAAATTATTGAAAAAATCTTGTTCCAATATGAAATATTTAAGCATGATCGCTTTCTACTACAATTGACCGTTGGTACACTACCACACAAAAAAGTGCTCCGTGCCCTCGAATTGCTAGGTACTAAGGTAGCACCTGTCATCAAACGAGAAATTTCCCGAGCAAACGGAAAATAA
- a CDS encoding DsbA family oxidoreductase produces the protein MTLKIRVYSDFVCPFCYIGDSQLKEAIKGKNVEIEWMPFELRPVPVEPLSVKTSYIQDGWKFSVKPMAERFGVKMTLPDIDPIPRTHLPHEGFQFAKEYGKADEYVDAVFQAYWVHEKDISDINVLGNIAEAIGLNKDAFIEALHNRTYAPTHKDALKHAYEEAQVTAVPTFFIGDQKIQGVHTKEQLVQIINEKVSIQPTGDSCSVDGC, from the coding sequence ATGACGTTAAAGATTCGTGTGTATTCTGATTTTGTTTGTCCGTTTTGTTATATTGGGGATTCTCAGTTGAAGGAAGCGATTAAGGGGAAGAATGTTGAAATTGAGTGGATGCCGTTTGAGTTACGTCCGGTTCCGGTTGAGCCGCTTTCGGTGAAGACTAGTTATATTCAAGATGGATGGAAGTTTTCGGTGAAGCCGATGGCAGAACGATTCGGCGTAAAAATGACGCTTCCTGATATTGATCCTATTCCGCGCACACACTTGCCACATGAAGGGTTCCAGTTCGCAAAAGAGTATGGCAAGGCAGATGAATATGTTGATGCGGTGTTTCAAGCTTATTGGGTTCATGAGAAAGACATTTCCGATATAAATGTATTAGGAAATATTGCCGAGGCAATTGGCTTGAATAAAGATGCCTTCATCGAAGCCCTTCACAATCGCACATATGCTCCAACGCATAAAGATGCGCTAAAACATGCTTACGAAGAAGCACAAGTGACAGCAGTACCGACGTTCTTCATTGGTGACCAAAAAATTCAAGGGGTTCATACGAAAGAACAGCTTGTACAAATCATCAACGAAAAAGTTTCTATTCAACCAACAGGCGATAGTTGCTCAGTTGACGGCTGCTAA
- a CDS encoding MarR family winged helix-turn-helix transcriptional regulator has protein sequence MKAEDEVLRKCLYFTSSRFTRVITKLAEEQFEHTGFSPTYLYLLITVKSHPGITQKELCEKLSIAPSTSTRFIDKLEKEDVVIRKKEGKETKLYLTEKGQLIYVEARKSLKKLYEAYEKILGRELSHALTDMLHEASEKLER, from the coding sequence ATGAAAGCAGAAGACGAAGTGTTAAGAAAATGTCTATATTTTACTTCAAGCCGTTTTACACGAGTGATTACAAAATTAGCTGAGGAACAGTTTGAGCATACAGGCTTTTCCCCGACGTATTTATACTTATTAATTACTGTGAAAAGTCACCCAGGCATAACCCAAAAAGAATTGTGTGAAAAATTATCAATTGCTCCTTCGACCAGCACTCGTTTTATTGATAAATTGGAAAAAGAAGACGTTGTCATTAGAAAAAAAGAAGGAAAAGAGACAAAACTGTATTTAACAGAAAAAGGACAATTAATCTACGTAGAGGCCAGAAAATCTTTGAAAAAACTATATGAAGCCTATGAGAAAATTCTCGGTAGGGAATTGAGCCATGCGTTAACAGATATGTTACATGAGGCGAGTGAGAAGCTAGAACGATAA
- a CDS encoding TAXI family TRAP transporter solute-binding subunit, producing the protein MKKLRSSFLFVLLLAVSMVIAACGNGGDDAGNGGEGEAVTSVSILTGGTGGTYYPLGGAMASIIEDETELSASAQSSGASAENMNTLKGGEAEIAFTQTDIASYALNGELMFDGNKVENVQAIGTLYPETVQIITTKDSGIESVEDLKGKTVSIGAPGSGVNANALQILEVHGLTTDDIKAQNLSFDESTDGIQSGSIDAAFITAGTPTGAVEALAATEDVKVISIASEKIQELIEKYPYYAEDTVAAGTYGIEEDATTVAVKAMLVVRDDLDEDTVYNITKAIFENTDKITHAKGKLIKAETALDGIGDMPLHPGADKYFTEKGVK; encoded by the coding sequence CGGTTTCTATGGTTATCGCAGCTTGCGGTAATGGCGGAGACGATGCAGGCAATGGTGGAGAAGGAGAAGCAGTAACAAGTGTAAGTATCTTAACAGGTGGTACTGGGGGTACATATTATCCTCTAGGTGGTGCAATGGCTAGTATCATCGAGGATGAAACAGAATTATCAGCTAGCGCACAGTCTTCTGGTGCATCTGCTGAAAATATGAATACGTTAAAGGGCGGCGAAGCTGAAATCGCCTTCACACAAACAGACATTGCTTCTTACGCATTAAACGGCGAATTAATGTTTGATGGAAATAAAGTGGAAAATGTACAAGCTATCGGTACACTTTACCCAGAAACAGTTCAAATCATTACAACAAAAGATAGCGGAATTGAATCTGTTGAAGACTTAAAAGGTAAAACAGTTTCCATCGGAGCTCCTGGTTCTGGTGTAAACGCAAACGCTCTTCAAATTTTAGAAGTACACGGTTTAACAACGGACGATATTAAAGCGCAAAACTTATCTTTCGATGAGTCTACAGATGGTATCCAATCTGGAAGCATCGATGCAGCTTTCATCACAGCTGGTACACCAACTGGTGCAGTTGAAGCATTAGCGGCAACTGAAGATGTAAAAGTAATCTCAATCGCTAGTGAAAAAATTCAAGAGTTAATCGAGAAGTATCCATACTACGCTGAAGATACAGTTGCAGCTGGTACTTACGGAATTGAAGAAGATGCGACAACAGTTGCAGTTAAAGCGATGCTTGTTGTACGTGACGACTTAGATGAAGATACAGTATACAACATCACAAAAGCTATTTTCGAAAACACAGATAAAATCACGCACGCAAAAGGTAAGTTAATTAAAGCTGAAACAGCGCTTGACGGAATCGGCGACATGCCATTACATCCAGGTGCTGACAAGTACTTTACTGAAAAGGGCGTAAAATAA
- a CDS encoding TRAP transporter permease has product MNNEKYETLSAEEQQKILEKYDPESNTRNLTGIFKVITFIGLLSFSLFQLYTAIFGVFTAQIQRSIHLGFALALIFLLFPARRGQKRKGKLQVAWYDIILALLSIYIGAYWPMNIDAIVMRVGLLTETDFYVGIIAILLVLEATRRAVGLPITIIAILFLSYGYFGESMPGFLHHSGLSLQRLVQTMFFTTEGILGTPLGVSSTFIFLFLLFGSFLVKTGVGQYFNDLAVAIAGRSTGGPAKVAIFSSALQGTISGSSVANVVTSGSFTIPMMKKLGYKREFAGAVEAAASTGGQLMPPIMGAAAFLMVEFIGGGLTYWDIAKAAAIPAVLYFAGVWIMTHFEAKRIGLSGLSKEEMPNRKEVLKKIYLLIPILAVIVLLMSGVTVTHAALYSILIAVIVGFINRASNMKLVDIIYALVDGARTALAVAAATAAAGIIVGIVTKTGLGLKLANGLLDIAGGMLLPTLFLTMIAAIILGMGSPTTANYVITSTIAAPAIILLGIPDLSAHLFVFYFGIIADITPPVALAAFAAAGVSGGEPIRTGVQSAKLAIAAFIIPYMFVLSPELLMIDTNFTELIWVVFTAITGMIAIGAGMIGYWFRNLHWIERLLAIATGILLINPTLWSDAVGLGAFVALIALQFVWKRDKNKLNTQNA; this is encoded by the coding sequence GTGAATAACGAAAAGTATGAAACGTTATCGGCTGAGGAACAGCAAAAGATTTTGGAGAAGTACGATCCAGAATCAAACACGCGAAATTTAACAGGTATTTTTAAAGTCATTACGTTCATCGGATTATTATCCTTTTCTTTATTCCAACTTTATACGGCAATCTTCGGGGTGTTTACGGCGCAAATCCAGCGTTCGATTCACTTAGGATTTGCGTTAGCCCTTATCTTTCTATTATTCCCTGCTCGTCGTGGGCAAAAACGTAAAGGGAAACTTCAAGTGGCATGGTATGACATCATTTTAGCACTACTTAGTATTTACATCGGTGCATACTGGCCAATGAACATTGATGCGATTGTTATGCGCGTTGGTCTCTTAACGGAAACAGACTTTTACGTTGGAATTATCGCTATTTTACTTGTATTAGAAGCAACGCGTCGTGCCGTCGGTTTACCGATTACGATCATTGCGATTTTATTCTTATCGTACGGCTATTTTGGCGAAAGCATGCCAGGCTTTTTACATCATAGTGGTTTAAGCTTACAACGCTTAGTTCAAACGATGTTCTTTACGACAGAAGGAATTTTAGGAACGCCATTAGGGGTATCCTCAACTTTCATTTTCTTATTCTTACTATTCGGTTCTTTCTTAGTGAAAACCGGCGTTGGTCAATACTTCAATGACTTAGCGGTCGCAATTGCCGGTAGAAGCACAGGAGGTCCTGCGAAAGTTGCGATTTTCTCAAGTGCCCTTCAAGGAACGATTAGCGGAAGCTCTGTAGCGAACGTTGTTACGTCAGGTTCTTTCACAATTCCGATGATGAAAAAGCTCGGATACAAGCGTGAATTCGCCGGAGCGGTTGAAGCAGCTGCCTCAACAGGTGGACAATTAATGCCACCAATCATGGGAGCAGCAGCCTTCTTAATGGTTGAATTCATCGGCGGCGGCTTAACGTATTGGGATATCGCAAAAGCAGCAGCCATCCCGGCCGTTCTTTACTTCGCAGGCGTTTGGATCATGACGCACTTTGAAGCGAAGCGTATCGGCTTAAGCGGTTTATCAAAAGAAGAAATGCCAAACCGTAAAGAAGTATTAAAGAAAATTTATTTATTAATTCCAATCTTAGCGGTTATCGTTTTACTTATGTCTGGTGTAACAGTTACACATGCGGCGCTTTATTCAATTTTAATTGCTGTTATCGTTGGCTTCATTAACCGTGCTTCCAACATGAAGCTAGTTGACATCATCTACGCGCTCGTGGACGGTGCGCGCACAGCTTTAGCCGTGGCAGCGGCAACAGCAGCAGCGGGTATCATCGTTGGAATTGTAACGAAAACGGGCTTAGGCTTAAAGCTAGCGAACGGATTACTGGACATCGCAGGCGGTATGCTATTACCGACATTATTCTTAACAATGATCGCAGCGATCATTTTAGGTATGGGTTCACCAACAACGGCGAACTACGTTATTACGTCAACCATCGCAGCGCCAGCAATTATTTTACTTGGCATTCCGGACTTATCTGCACACTTATTCGTGTTCTACTTCGGAATCATTGCCGACATTACACCACCAGTTGCGCTCGCAGCCTTTGCCGCAGCCGGTGTATCAGGAGGCGAACCAATTCGAACAGGGGTTCAATCTGCGAAGCTCGCCATCGCGGCTTTCATCATCCCATACATGTTCGTTCTATCGCCTGAACTGCTCATGATTGACACGAACTTTACAGAATTAATCTGGGTTGTGTTCACAGCCATTACTGGTATGATTGCCATCGGTGCTGGTATGATCGGTTACTGGTTCCGCAACCTTCACTGGATTGAGCGACTCCTTGCCATCGCAACTGGAATCTTGCTGATCAATCCTACCCTTTGGTCAGACGCAGTCGGCCTTGGTGCTTTTGTTGCATTAATTGCCCTACAATTCGTATGGAAACGCGACAAAAACAAACTAAACACACAAAACGCATAA
- a CDS encoding DUF1850 domain-containing protein: MLHMTKRFFFLPLLIIIIAFVFFFPYRHTLTFYYEDTDQMLAFLPVRELDSFKITYTHSIHLSEVSETFSIENDQLILTELEYSDFAIGMPSNAEGNEVFEKRDGKYVITNMERQFASIDLRIGQVRADHQLVYNGIHYKLADKIGGGKWVRVVPERLSLWHQLKGVNISE; the protein is encoded by the coding sequence ATGTTACATATGACGAAACGATTCTTTTTTTTGCCCCTACTCATAATCATCATCGCATTCGTATTTTTCTTTCCTTATAGGCATACATTGACCTTTTATTACGAAGATACAGATCAGATGCTTGCCTTTCTTCCTGTACGTGAATTGGATTCTTTTAAAATCACCTACACGCATTCGATTCATTTATCCGAAGTTTCGGAAACGTTTTCCATCGAAAATGATCAGCTTATTTTAACCGAGCTTGAGTATAGTGACTTTGCAATTGGCATGCCTTCAAACGCAGAAGGAAATGAAGTATTTGAAAAACGAGATGGAAAATATGTCATCACGAATATGGAACGTCAATTTGCTTCCATTGACCTGCGGATTGGACAAGTACGGGCGGATCATCAGCTTGTCTACAACGGAATTCACTATAAACTCGCAGACAAAATCGGTGGAGGGAAATGGGTGAGAGTAGTTCCAGAACGATTATCTTTATGGCATCAGTTGAAAGGAGTGAACATCAGTGAATAA